The sequence below is a genomic window from Bdellovibrio sp. ArHS.
TCACACGTGAAGGTGTACATTGCTTCCACGCTAATGTGTAACGCTGGGATTGAACCTGACCATCGATACTGTCCAAAGTGATCGTGGACTCTACCAATGATGACAAATTCAGATTTCTGGCCATTAAATATGTGGTTACGAAAAGAGTCTGGACTGATTGCGTGCTGCACGGAGCCCAGGGAGCCAACTTCGGATCAATAGTGTGGCGGATGTAGTAATTGTCATTATAGGGACCTTTGAATTCTTGAGCGCGAAAGTTGTAAGTTCCGCCATTTTCGTATCCGGGTCTTTCGTTTTTAGGTTTGCTGCCGTCGAAAGAATAAAGCGCCTGGTGTGTGGCGACAGTGCCAGCTTCCGCGTAAGCAAAACCCCGATAGTCCGCGTTCAGAACGGCGAAAGTCCAACCTGCAGGAACGTAGAAGCTGACTTTTAATTCACACATTAATCGGGCGATGGGATTTTGCATTGTGGAAGAGGCGACAAAATTATCCAGAAGCAGTGAAAAAGTCTGACCATCAGGTGAAATTGTGGCGTTGTGAGAGCCGACCGGACAGCCACTGCCGACCGCTTGCAGACTTTGAATGCGAACTCCCGGCGGAGTTTGTGCGTTGGCTTGATACGAGAGTGCTAATACAATAAGACCTGTCAGGTGTGCGAGTCCTCGCCACATATTTTTCCCCCTTAAAACTCTCTTCCCCCGAAGAGTGGTGACATCAATCACCTGGTAAGGGGTATAGCAAGGGCTAGGCCAAATAAAACTGGTGGCATTTTGGGAAGGTTTCTAGCCTTTCTCGCAAATGGACACTTTATGGTGCTTGCAAAGTATGTTAGTTTTGAACGCACACGAGGAAAATATGTCAGAGACACAAGGTTACGTATTTAATCATACGATGTTGCGCATTAAAGATCCCAAAGCCTCTTTGGAATTTTACACAGAAGTGTTGGGAATGAAGCTGGTGCGTAAACTTGATTTCGCGGAATGGAAATTTTCACTTTTCTTTTTAGCCTATGTTCCCGAGGGACAAGACGTACCGACCGATAATGCCGCCAACGCAAAATACACGTTCGGGCGTGAGGCGGTTTTAGAACTCACCCATAACTGGGGTACGGAAGAGCAGGAAAAAACGCCTTATCATAATGGCAACACCGAACCCCGTGGATTTGGTCACATTTGTATCTCGGTTCCCGACATTCAAAAGGCCTGTGCCCGCTTTGACAGCTTGGGGGTGCGCTTCCAAAAGAAACTGGGTGAAGGCGGCATGAAAAATATCGCCTTTATCAAAGATCCAGATGACTATTGGGTTGAGATCGTGCAACCAGGTCTTCTTTAAAGAATTCTAAAATCGATGAAACACTACTGGCCCCGCATTCGCACTTGGATCATGAAGTTGATGCTGCTTTTTATGGTAAGCAGTCTGGGCGCCGTTTTGTTTTATCGCTTCGTACCTGTATTCATAACACCGCTGATGGTGATCCGTTCCGTGGAATCTTTGTGGGGAGAAAAGTTTGTCGGCATTGCCAAAGATTGGGTGCCGTTGGAAGATATTTCTCCCTCGGTGCAACGAGCCGTCCTGAAAGCTGAAGACTACCGTTTTTTTGATCACAATGGTTTTGATTACGACGCTATTCAAAAAGCGATGAAGTACAACAAAACCCATAAACGGAAAAAGGGTGCTAGTACGATCAGCCAACAAACGGCGAAGAACGTGTTTCTGTGGCCTCATCGTGATTGGATTCGCAAGGGTTTCGAGGCGTATTTCACCGTGCTTATTGAATTCGTCTGGCCGAAAGAGCGTATTTTAGAAGTGTATCTGAATGTCATCGAGTTGGGGCCCGGAGTTTATGGCGTTGAAGCCGCTTCACAGAAGTTCTTTAAAAAAAATGCGAAAAGACTTTCGCCTGCGGAAGCTTCTCTGATTGCGGCCGTGTTGCCCAACCCACGTCGCTTTCGTATTGATCGGCCCTCGATCTACGTGATGGCTCGACAACGAAGAATTCTCAACCGAGTGTCGCCAGAAATTCCTAAGGCGGCAGAGGCTTCCCTGTTGGATTTCTTAGATCTTAAGTTCCAATCCGAAGAAGACGAAGACAACTAAACAAGACCGGCTCTTGATAAACTACACATTGACCTAAGACGGATCTTTCCCAAAATGGGGGATGCAATCTTAGGAGGCTGCATGAGATTTCTGTCGTTCATCGTGGTCCTACTTTTATTCATCTGTTTAGGGGCCTGCAGTGCTTCTAAGGACGACAAAATTCCAGAGCCGACGCCGGTAGAGCCCGTCGTGGATACGAAGCCTGTCGCCGCTGAAGATCTTCAGTTTTTTATTGTCAGTCGTGAGGTTTTTGCAGCCAGTTGTTACGAATGTCATAATCGCGCCCAGGGGATGATCCGGGGCGGAATTGGCACCGACATCTATGAAGAGGTTCTGGAAAATGCCCAACGTATCTATCAAAAGACGGTGATTGAACGAACGATGCCGATGAATGCCAGCCTCACGCCCCGACAATATAGTTTGTTAAAAGCCTGGCTGGAAGCTGGTGCTCCGATGAATACCGAGTTAGAATACTCGAACTATGACGTCGAAAAATAAAAAAAGAAAGATGGTGGAAGCCATTGAGCGCCGTGGGTGTCTTCTGGTGTACCCCTTGCAGAATCGACCAGAGCCGGCCAGTCTATGGTCAGAACTCTATCCGCGCAGTAAAATGGTGTGGGAATGGGATGCGGATGCCGACGGCCGTGTCAGTGAAATGTGGATTCTGCGCGAAGAACTTTCGCGCAGTGAAGACGTTGTCTATGCAAAATGGTTCCGCAACCGGGCCACTTTTTTTTCAAAAAAAGTTTTTATAAATCTGCTGGCTTATTTTGGAACCTCCCACGAACGCGTGCACCTGCCCAAGGCCTCAGAGCAGGCCTTGGAAAGTTTTCTCATGGATTCCCCGCAGTCGACGAAAATCATCAAGGAAAATTTAGGCTGGCAGGGAAAGATGATGGAAAGTCATTACAATCGTGCGATGAAGCCGCTTTGGAACTATCTTTTTATCGTCGGTTATGGCGAAGTCGACGACTCCAGCTTTCCTTCTTTAAATATGGCGGCGACGCAGAATCTTTACGAAGACCTGTGGTTGGCATCCCAGCAGATCTCTGAAGAACAGGCCGAAAAATTTCTTTTAGAACATCTTGGCGAAAAGAATCTTTTTATGAAGTATGCGAAGCGTGTCCATGATAGCGCCAGAACTTTGGCAGACAAAAGGCCGTCACGATAACTGCGACGGCGCAAATCGCGCCACCTGCGCTGATGCTGAAAGGCACGGACACTTTCGCAGCCATCCAGCCCGCACGGGCATTGCCCAGCAAGGGGCCTGACATGTATGAAATCATCTCGATACCTGACAGGCGTCCGCGCAGTTCGTTCGGCACGGTTTCATTCCAAATAATTCCTCTGAATAGTCCGCTCATCATATCTGCAGCGCCGGCCAGTCCCAGAAATAGCAGGGCCACCCATAGGTGTTGCGCATAACCGACCCCGACGATAAACACCGCCCACAAAGTCGCCGCGATAACCACCGCTTTGCCATGGCGAGACACCTTCGCCGTCCAACCACTGAAGACCGTCATGATTAAAGAGCCTACGGCCATCGCTGAAAAAAGCAGACCGGCCGCAGAGGCGCCTCCCCATTTTTCCGACATCGAGGGGAATAAGGCCACCGGAAACGCAAAGGCCATGGCGACGATATCAATCAGATATGTCCCGATCAGCTCTGGTTTTGAGACGGCATATTTCAAACCTTCTTTAGCGTCAGTCCATGGCGAATTGTCCCGCTTTTCAGGATTGGGGATTTTGGACATCAGGTAAAGGGCGATAAAGGCGGCAACGAAACTGATGAAATCAAAAAGATAGGCCCCCTTGATACCAAAACTGGCA
It includes:
- a CDS encoding DUF4360 domain-containing protein — protein: MWRGLAHLTGLIVLALSYQANAQTPPGVRIQSLQAVGSGCPVGSHNATISPDGQTFSLLLDNFVASSTMQNPIARLMCELKVSFYVPAGWTFAVLNADYRGFAYAEAGTVATHQALYSFDGSKPKNERPGYENGGTYNFRAQEFKGPYNDNYYIRHTIDPKLAPWAPCSTQSVQTLFVTTYLMARNLNLSSLVESTITLDSIDGQVQSQRYTLAWKQCTPSRVTPPTKDPGTPRPAPPRDPGRPPRYR
- a CDS encoding MFS transporter, whose product is MFINISPLKQYRDFRLLFFGQMISFLGSMVSYVAIPYQVYELTKDNWLVGMLGLVQLGPVLIFGILGGTYADRLDRRKLLLVSEFFMSLMILGLTLNAWSDQPSIPLIFILVALFQSILGFHRPAMDALTQKIVDKKDYAAVGALGSFRYSAGAIVGPALGGILIASFGIKGAYLFDFISFVAAFIALYLMSKIPNPEKRDNSPWTDAKEGLKYAVSKPELIGTYLIDIVAMAFAFPVALFPSMSEKWGGASAAGLLFSAMAVGSLIMTVFSGWTAKVSRHGKAVVIAATLWAVFIVGVGYAQHLWVALLFLGLAGAADMMSGLFRGIIWNETVPNELRGRLSGIEMISYMSGPLLGNARAGWMAAKVSVPFSISAGGAICAVAVIVTAFCLPKFWRYHGHASHTS
- the mtgA gene encoding monofunctional biosynthetic peptidoglycan transglycosylase, with protein sequence MKHYWPRIRTWIMKLMLLFMVSSLGAVLFYRFVPVFITPLMVIRSVESLWGEKFVGIAKDWVPLEDISPSVQRAVLKAEDYRFFDHNGFDYDAIQKAMKYNKTHKRKKGASTISQQTAKNVFLWPHRDWIRKGFEAYFTVLIEFVWPKERILEVYLNVIELGPGVYGVEAASQKFFKKNAKRLSPAEASLIAAVLPNPRRFRIDRPSIYVMARQRRILNRVSPEIPKAAEASLLDFLDLKFQSEEDEDN
- the gloA gene encoding lactoylglutathione lyase translates to MSETQGYVFNHTMLRIKDPKASLEFYTEVLGMKLVRKLDFAEWKFSLFFLAYVPEGQDVPTDNAANAKYTFGREAVLELTHNWGTEEQEKTPYHNGNTEPRGFGHICISVPDIQKACARFDSLGVRFQKKLGEGGMKNIAFIKDPDDYWVEIVQPGLL